AGCCTAGGGCATCCAAAAACTCAATCAGAGTGTAAATTTCAGATCCGCCACTCTCTAACAGAATTTTATCAAGCTGTTCATAAGTTTCTTTAGCTTCTTGTGAGAGATTATTCAATTGCAAACGTGCATCAATAATATCTTTCAAAGCTGAACGCAGCAGTTCAGGTTCACGACCTTCTGCTTCTAATTCCAAAAAAGTTTCTAGATAAG
The Gloeotrichia echinulata CP02 DNA segment above includes these coding regions:
- a CDS encoding transcriptional regulator, whose translation is MKDVKTPTSSSYHDYLISSLKNPEHATAYLETFLELEAEGREPELLRSALKDIIDARLQLNNLSQEAKETYEQLDKILLESGGSEIYTLIEFLDALGYRIALVPKY